In the genome of Thermotoga sp., one region contains:
- a CDS encoding methylglyoxal synthase, with protein sequence MTDKPKRYKIFMERKKRIALIAHDRRKKDLLEWVSFNLGTLSQHELYATGTTGALLQEKLGLKVHRLKSGPLGGDQQIGAMIAEGKIDVLIFFWDPLEPQAHDVDVKALIRIATVYNIPVAITRSTADFLISSPLMNEMYEKIQIDYEEELERRIRKVVEGEED encoded by the coding sequence ATGACCGATAAACCAAAAAGGTACAAGATATTCATGGAAAGAAAAAAGAGGATTGCCCTCATAGCTCATGATAGAAGGAAGAAAGATCTTCTCGAGTGGGTGAGTTTCAATCTGGGAACACTCTCTCAGCATGAATTGTACGCCACCGGAACAACCGGTGCCCTCCTTCAGGAGAAACTCGGTCTCAAGGTGCACCGGCTGAAGAGTGGTCCACTCGGTGGTGATCAACAGATCGGCGCGATGATAGCAGAGGGAAAAATAGATGTGCTCATCTTCTTCTGGGATCCTCTGGAACCTCAGGCACACGATGTCGATGTGAAAGCACTCATCAGAATAGCGACAGTCTACAACATACCTGTTGCCATCACAAGATCAACAGCGGACTTTCTGATCTCCTCCCCCCTCATGAACGAGATGTACGAGAAGATCCAGATAGATTACGAGGAGGAGCTGGAGAGAAGGATCAGAAAGGTAGTTGAAGGTGAGGAGGATTAA
- a CDS encoding AI-2E family transporter: MKNEHSALAYLVLFLILAKLSPFIITALVMGLYLSIIVDYVTRFLGLLVKRPSFLPRLISNVVIFLMITYSAVNFFPVVIKEAQRVLSEINTIRSSLEELKIPSWISSILNNLSASFSEGALSLVNRLIGYVPSLVTAAIIVVITSLIVSSLKRLIGDNVHYLFPRDPEDGKRFMREVYREFERFVGGQVLVAIFVGVFVGVGAFLCRIPSAFFLGMLAFITDFVPYLGVVISAIPLLMLSFSVHGLNGILIGTIILVVANQLEMWVLAPRIQSNALNIHWFIILITILIFGDLFSFGGVLIALPFLIFLRNYWKHYVMGG; encoded by the coding sequence ATGAAAAACGAGCATTCTGCTCTCGCCTACCTGGTGTTGTTCTTGATCCTTGCAAAGCTCTCTCCTTTCATTATAACCGCCCTGGTAATGGGGCTGTACCTATCGATCATCGTCGACTACGTGACAAGATTCCTTGGCCTACTAGTGAAGAGGCCATCTTTCCTTCCAAGGTTGATCTCGAACGTTGTGATCTTTCTGATGATAACTTACTCTGCTGTCAACTTCTTTCCTGTTGTCATAAAAGAGGCTCAGAGGGTTCTCTCTGAAATCAACACGATAAGATCGAGCCTCGAAGAGCTCAAGATACCAAGCTGGATATCTTCCATTCTCAACAACCTCAGTGCCTCGTTCTCTGAGGGAGCACTTTCACTTGTGAACAGACTCATCGGGTACGTACCATCTCTCGTGACGGCCGCCATTATTGTTGTCATCACCTCGCTCATTGTCTCATCACTCAAGAGACTCATCGGAGACAATGTACATTATCTCTTCCCAAGAGATCCAGAGGATGGGAAGCGTTTCATGAGAGAAGTCTACAGGGAGTTTGAACGATTCGTGGGTGGTCAAGTGCTCGTTGCGATTTTCGTGGGAGTTTTTGTGGGAGTTGGTGCCTTTTTGTGCAGGATACCAAGCGCCTTTTTCCTCGGAATGCTTGCGTTCATAACCGATTTTGTTCCATACCTGGGAGTTGTGATCTCAGCTATTCCTCTTTTGATGCTTTCCTTTTCTGTGCACGGATTGAACGGGATCTTGATAGGAACGATCATCCTTGTGGTGGCAAACCAGCTGGAGATGTGGGTGCTGGCACCTAGGATACAGAGCAACGCTCTGAATATTCACTGGTTCATAATCCTGATCACCATACTCATATTCGGTGATCTTTTCAGCTTTGGTGGTGTACTCATAGCCCTTCCTTTCCTGATATTCCTGAGAAACTACTGGAAACACTACGTAATGGGAGGCTGA
- a CDS encoding FmdB family zinc ribbon protein: MPTYTFRCKECGEEYTVFTSYSKVEEVRCPRCSSKEKERVYRKVSFSVQGGSSSCGGNCSGCSGCG; encoded by the coding sequence ATGCCCACTTACACTTTCAGGTGCAAGGAGTGTGGAGAAGAATACACGGTGTTTACATCTTACAGCAAAGTGGAAGAGGTGAGGTGTCCTCGATGTAGTTCAAAAGAAAAGGAGAGGGTGTATAGAAAAGTCTCCTTTTCCGTTCAAGGTGGTTCTTCCTCGTGTGGCGGAAATTGCAGTGGTTGCTCCGGGTGTGGTTAA